In Mastigocladopsis repens PCC 10914, a single window of DNA contains:
- a CDS encoding GUN4 domain-containing protein — protein MSEVELLSDVGADYTRLRDLLEAAKWKEADEETGTLMLKVASRETQGLLDSESISKFPCTDLRTIDRLWVKYSKGRFGFSVQKRIYDEVGKDSEKWGDLVGWRQGGIWLNFSDLTFNIDAPTGHLPGRFARFPVGWGWWFGPFLVSRIEECSL, from the coding sequence GTGTCCGAAGTGGAACTATTATCTGATGTTGGTGCGGACTATACCCGACTGCGTGACCTGTTGGAAGCTGCCAAGTGGAAAGAAGCCGATGAGGAAACGGGTACACTCATGCTCAAAGTTGCCAGTCGGGAAACTCAAGGCTTACTAGATAGCGAATCTATCAGCAAATTCCCCTGCACAGACCTTCGCACAATTGATCGGCTTTGGGTGAAATACTCCAAAGGGCGTTTTGGCTTTAGTGTGCAAAAGCGCATCTATGATGAAGTTGGGAAAGACTCCGAGAAGTGGGGCGATCTCGTTGGATGGCGTCAAGGAGGCATCTGGTTGAACTTCTCAGACCTCACTTTCAATATCGATGCCCCAACTGGTCACCTACCGGGACGGTTTGCGCGTTTCCCGGTGGGGTGGGGGTGGTGGTTTGGTCCTTTTCTCGTATCGAGAATTGAAGAGTGTAGCCTATAA
- a CDS encoding GNAT family N-acetyltransferase: MAEIFQTQRLIIREWIPEADAAQAFEIYGDPEVVGFLSVNKPEESVATQRAALQRLVDRYVKLNNGSGVWAIVEKQTGEIVGTVLLKQLPDKEGKPTQDFHVGWHLKKAAWGKGYATEAGRGAIEYGFNILKLPVIYAVATPDNYASIRVTQKLGMIPMGRTHKYYAVELELFKLDADQFFLSSQI, translated from the coding sequence ATGGCTGAGATTTTCCAAACACAGCGCCTGATTATCCGTGAGTGGATACCTGAAGCTGATGCGGCACAAGCCTTTGAAATCTACGGCGACCCAGAGGTGGTAGGCTTTCTTAGTGTTAACAAGCCGGAGGAGAGTGTAGCAACCCAGCGGGCGGCGCTGCAACGACTGGTTGACCGCTACGTTAAACTCAATAATGGCAGTGGCGTTTGGGCAATTGTTGAAAAGCAAACCGGAGAAATTGTAGGAACTGTCCTGCTGAAACAATTACCTGATAAAGAGGGTAAACCAACTCAGGATTTTCATGTGGGTTGGCATTTAAAGAAAGCAGCTTGGGGCAAAGGTTATGCAACAGAAGCCGGACGCGGTGCTATTGAGTATGGATTTAATATCCTTAAATTACCAGTCATCTATGCAGTGGCGACGCCTGACAATTACGCTTCAATTCGGGTAACTCAAAAGCTTGGCATGATACCAATGGGTCGCACTCACAAATATTACGCTGTTGAACTAGAGTTATTTAAACTGGATGCAGATCAGTTTTTTCTATCTTCCCAAATTTAA
- a CDS encoding ATP-binding protein translates to MLHDPNQMTLFPKLPDDALEEMKQFGKEIQLNAGDVLFSEGDSNYNFHIVLEGAIEITKQVGVEMKVLAVHRRGEFMGELSMLTGSGAIANAHAIAPSRVLQIDVETFRHILIECSPIADTILSAMAGRTKDVEAQLRQQEKMAALGKMSAGLAHELNNPGAAARRAACQLRENFQNLQTQALQLNLLSKEQLKFINDIQHQATQHTCQLSKLDPITQSDKEDEVTEWLEDHDVSDSWKLAPTLVNAGLDTEKLDTLADNIPVECLGNVLKWLEATLSSFGLIYEIEQSTVRISELVKAIKGYSYMDQAPLQEIDVHEGIENTLLILHHRLKKGVIVNREYDRTLPKISAYASELNQVWTNLIDNAIDAMKGKGDLTIRTYKENNCLVVEIVDTGVGIPSAIQSRIFEPFFTTKGVGQGTGLGLEIAYRIVVNKHHGDIRFESQPGDTRFRVRLPIQAVNSCQGVSE, encoded by the coding sequence ATGCTGCACGACCCAAATCAAATGACACTGTTTCCTAAATTGCCAGATGATGCTTTAGAGGAAATGAAGCAGTTTGGTAAAGAAATACAACTGAATGCGGGCGATGTGCTGTTTAGTGAAGGTGACTCGAACTACAACTTTCACATTGTCTTAGAGGGCGCAATCGAAATTACTAAGCAAGTGGGCGTTGAGATGAAAGTGCTAGCTGTTCATCGTCGTGGCGAGTTTATGGGCGAACTTTCGATGCTGACGGGTTCGGGTGCGATCGCCAACGCCCATGCGATCGCACCCAGTCGCGTTTTGCAAATAGACGTTGAAACATTTAGACATATCCTGATTGAATGTTCGCCTATTGCTGATACTATCCTCAGCGCTATGGCAGGACGCACAAAAGATGTAGAAGCACAACTGCGGCAACAAGAGAAGATGGCAGCGCTAGGTAAAATGTCAGCAGGTTTGGCACACGAATTGAATAATCCAGGGGCGGCAGCCCGTCGCGCTGCTTGTCAATTGCGTGAGAATTTTCAAAACTTGCAAACTCAGGCTTTGCAGCTCAATTTACTATCTAAAGAGCAACTAAAATTCATTAATGATATTCAACATCAAGCAACACAACACACCTGTCAGTTGTCCAAACTAGACCCCATTACCCAAAGCGACAAAGAAGACGAAGTGACAGAATGGCTAGAAGACCATGATGTTAGTGATAGTTGGAAACTTGCCCCCACATTAGTTAACGCTGGACTAGATACGGAAAAGCTTGACACTTTAGCTGACAACATCCCCGTTGAATGTCTTGGAAATGTTCTCAAATGGCTTGAAGCGACACTTTCATCTTTTGGGCTGATTTATGAAATTGAGCAAAGTACCGTCCGCATCTCCGAGTTGGTGAAAGCCATTAAAGGCTATTCCTACATGGATCAAGCCCCTCTGCAAGAAATAGATGTGCATGAAGGAATTGAAAACACTTTGCTCATCCTCCATCATCGCCTTAAAAAGGGAGTTATCGTTAACCGAGAGTATGACCGCACTCTGCCAAAAATTTCTGCTTATGCCAGTGAACTCAATCAAGTTTGGACAAATTTAATTGACAATGCCATTGATGCCATGAAAGGCAAAGGCGATTTGACCATTCGTACTTATAAAGAGAATAACTGTCTTGTTGTGGAAATTGTTGATACTGGGGTAGGTATTCCATCAGCAATTCAATCCCGGATTTTTGAACCATTTTTTACAACAAAAGGAGTAGGGCAAGGGACTGGCTTAGGTTTAGAAATTGCCTATCGTATTGTTGTTAACAAACATCACGGTGACATCCGCTTTGAATCCCAACCTGGTGATACGCGCTTTCGAGTACGTTTGCCTATTCAAGCTGTGAATTCATGTCAAGGGGTTTCTGAGTAG
- a CDS encoding type II toxin-antitoxin system VapC family toxin, whose protein sequence is MRLLLDTHTFIWFFTGNTKISNQARALIENQDNEKLLSTASVWEMAIKQSTGKLSFHLPFEVFIKQQLSLNDFNLLDIKIDHLAVVATLPFHHRDPFDRLLIAQSIVDKIPILSIDSAFDAYPVERLW, encoded by the coding sequence ATGAGGCTGCTGCTGGATACTCACACATTCATTTGGTTTTTTACAGGCAATACAAAAATCAGCAACCAAGCCAGGGCGCTAATTGAGAATCAGGATAACGAAAAGCTGCTAAGTACAGCTAGTGTCTGGGAAATGGCAATTAAACAAAGCACAGGCAAGCTCAGTTTTCATCTGCCATTTGAGGTGTTTATCAAGCAGCAACTCAGTCTTAATGACTTCAATTTACTAGACATCAAAATAGACCACCTTGCTGTTGTTGCTACTCTACCTTTTCACCATCGTGACCCATTTGACAGACTTTTGATTGCACAGTCTATCGTTGACAAAATACCTATTTTAAGTATTGATTCAGCCTTTGATGCCTATCCTGTTGAACGGCTATGGTAG
- a CDS encoding type II toxin-antitoxin system Phd/YefM family antitoxin: MQEITLTEASKQLPELIEAAMSGEEIVITKDNQPVVKLTPVSTERRSLFGSAKGLITISDDFDEPLEDFKDYM; the protein is encoded by the coding sequence ATGCAAGAAATAACTCTCACTGAAGCATCTAAACAATTGCCTGAATTAATTGAAGCAGCCATGAGTGGTGAAGAGATCGTAATTACAAAAGACAATCAGCCCGTTGTCAAACTAACACCTGTATCGACTGAACGTCGTTCGCTGTTTGGGAGTGCTAAAGGCTTGATTACAATATCAGATGATTTTGATGAACCGCTAGAAGACTTTAAGGATTATATGTAA
- a CDS encoding response regulator translates to MAKPVIITVDDDPEVLQAVARDLRQEYGDRFRIIRAESGASALDALEQLKLRNQPVSLFLVDQRMPQMSGVEFLEQAISMFPEAKRALLTAYADTDAAIRAINSTKIDYYLMKPWDPPEELLYPVLNDLLEDWQATFHPPFEGIRVIGNRWSPHSHQAKDFLARNQVPYQWLDIELSEEAQKLTEYASGDKVNLPVVLFADGSHLIQPTNLQIAEKIGLRTQAEKPFYDLIIVGGGPAGLAAAVYGASEGLRTVMIEREAPGGQAGTSSRIENYLGFPTGLSGGDLARRAVTQARRFGVEILTPQDVMGLRLEDQYRIVQLGDGSEISCHAMILALGVSWRRLDVPGLDRLTGAGVYYGAAQAEAMSCQGEEVYIIGGANSAGQAAMYFSRYAHTVTMLVRGDSLTKSMSQYLIEQIAETPNIAVKTHSSVIEAKGETSLEAITIHNSLTGETQTVPATSLFIFIGAVPRTEWLDGVVQRDERGYIITGPDLHKDGQRIKGWTLERDPFLLETNIPGIFAVGDVRHGSVKRVASGVGEGSICVQFVHRYLSNVL, encoded by the coding sequence ATGGCTAAACCTGTAATCATAACGGTTGACGATGACCCAGAAGTTTTGCAAGCTGTGGCGCGGGATCTGCGGCAGGAATATGGCGATCGCTTCCGCATTATCCGCGCCGAGTCGGGTGCGAGTGCCTTGGACGCTTTGGAACAACTCAAACTCCGCAATCAGCCAGTGTCACTATTCCTTGTCGATCAACGGATGCCACAAATGTCCGGTGTGGAGTTTTTGGAACAAGCCATATCAATGTTCCCAGAGGCAAAACGTGCTTTACTCACCGCTTATGCAGATACCGATGCTGCTATCCGCGCCATCAACTCCACAAAAATCGATTACTATTTGATGAAGCCGTGGGATCCGCCAGAAGAACTCTTGTATCCAGTACTGAACGATTTACTCGAAGACTGGCAAGCAACCTTCCACCCACCGTTTGAAGGTATTCGCGTCATCGGTAATCGTTGGTCGCCCCATTCCCATCAGGCTAAAGATTTCCTAGCGCGAAATCAAGTGCCTTACCAGTGGCTGGATATTGAATTATCAGAAGAAGCACAAAAACTCACAGAATATGCTAGTGGAGATAAAGTAAACCTGCCCGTCGTCCTCTTTGCTGACGGTTCCCATCTCATCCAGCCAACCAACTTGCAAATTGCTGAGAAAATTGGGCTACGAACTCAAGCAGAAAAACCGTTTTATGATTTGATTATCGTTGGTGGCGGTCCTGCGGGTTTAGCAGCTGCGGTGTATGGCGCATCCGAAGGGCTACGCACGGTGATGATAGAACGTGAAGCCCCAGGAGGACAAGCAGGGACAAGCTCACGTATCGAAAATTACCTTGGGTTCCCCACAGGCTTGAGTGGGGGTGATTTGGCACGGCGTGCTGTAACACAAGCAAGACGCTTTGGTGTCGAAATTCTCACACCGCAAGATGTTATGGGTCTTCGCTTAGAAGACCAGTATCGAATTGTGCAATTGGGAGACGGTAGTGAAATCAGTTGTCACGCCATGATCTTGGCGCTGGGTGTGTCCTGGCGGCGGCTGGATGTTCCTGGACTTGATCGGCTGACTGGTGCAGGGGTCTACTATGGTGCGGCGCAGGCTGAAGCAATGAGTTGCCAAGGTGAAGAAGTTTACATTATTGGTGGCGCAAACTCAGCAGGACAAGCAGCGATGTACTTTTCGAGATACGCCCACACGGTCACAATGTTGGTGCGTGGCGACTCCCTAACTAAGAGTATGTCCCAGTATCTGATTGAGCAAATTGCAGAAACACCAAATATCGCGGTTAAGACACATAGCAGTGTGATAGAGGCAAAAGGAGAAACAAGTTTAGAAGCAATTACTATTCACAATTCTTTGACAGGTGAAACGCAAACTGTTCCTGCAACATCACTGTTTATTTTTATTGGCGCAGTTCCCCGTACTGAATGGCTAGATGGCGTGGTGCAACGAGATGAACGCGGGTATATCATAACAGGTCCAGACTTGCACAAAGATGGGCAACGCATCAAAGGATGGACGCTAGAACGCGATCCCTTCTTACTAGAAACGAACATTCCTGGCATTTTTGCAGTGGGTGATGTGCGTCATGGTTCAGTGAAGCGAGTGGCTTCTGGCGTTGGTGAGGGTTCAATCTGCGTTCAGTTTGTTCATCGATACCTCAGCAACGTGTTGTAA
- a CDS encoding VOC family protein, translated as MKVDRAYTRLLVNDLKACFLFYKDVMEFDVTVADEEGGYMEFKAGDLRLAISHRQEMAQMIHNGEKPPHAECQDTAALIFTVHDLDEEYQQLRHKGVQFTAAPMNNPYYGIKTAYLRDPDGTLIGLYEFLV; from the coding sequence ATGAAAGTTGATAGAGCATACACAAGATTGTTAGTCAACGACTTAAAGGCTTGCTTTTTGTTCTACAAAGATGTCATGGAATTTGACGTTACTGTAGCAGATGAAGAAGGCGGATACATGGAGTTTAAAGCCGGAGATCTGAGACTTGCAATATCACACCGGCAGGAAATGGCACAAATGATTCACAATGGAGAGAAGCCTCCTCATGCGGAATGCCAAGATACAGCGGCATTGATTTTTACTGTGCATGATTTGGATGAGGAATATCAGCAATTAAGACATAAGGGTGTGCAATTTACCGCAGCACCTATGAATAATCCCTACTATGGAATTAAAACAGCTTATCTTCGAGATCCAGACGGAACTCTGATTGGTTTGTACGAGTTTCTTGTGTGA
- a CDS encoding NAD-dependent epimerase/dehydratase family protein yields the protein MVESKDTTLSLVVTGADTELGLETIRQLVACRYQVTGIAQSKDGATAITSVGGTPADANLTSAAELKDVLRTAKAEVVLNLTPQLANTLLHDGQGWKGYDKVLPATTTALLEAVEDTNVKFLVHTSYAFLYGNATDATESTPLTAPSNDAIFTAAIDAEKRVINSKIPACVLRMGYLYGPQSKDLKLYVKSFKLGRPYFAGRPSNLANWLHFEDAAIALVQVAQKQPTGAVLNVVDGNPVSFADFIDNFAFTLGRKRPGHIPMWLTPLALILVIKPQQVELLELSTTVKNDAIRQQLGWSPRYANYREGLQQTVQIWRSNNEIE from the coding sequence ATGGTAGAGTCAAAAGACACGACTTTAAGCCTTGTCGTCACGGGCGCAGATACAGAGCTTGGGTTAGAAACCATACGGCAACTGGTTGCTTGTAGGTACCAAGTTACTGGAATTGCACAAAGTAAGGATGGTGCCACAGCAATAACCTCTGTTGGTGGAACACCTGCTGATGCCAACCTAACCAGCGCCGCCGAACTCAAAGATGTTTTACGTACAGCCAAAGCAGAAGTCGTGCTGAACTTAACGCCACAACTGGCAAACACACTACTGCACGATGGGCAGGGCTGGAAAGGGTATGACAAGGTACTCCCTGCTACGACTACCGCATTGCTAGAAGCAGTAGAAGATACAAATGTCAAGTTTCTCGTCCATACTAGTTATGCCTTCCTCTATGGCAACGCAACAGATGCCACGGAAAGCACCCCTCTAACTGCACCCAGTAATGACGCGATTTTTACCGCAGCCATCGATGCAGAAAAGCGAGTTATAAACAGCAAGATTCCAGCTTGCGTATTGCGAATGGGATACTTATATGGTCCTCAATCTAAAGACCTGAAGCTGTATGTAAAATCGTTCAAGCTGGGTCGTCCTTATTTTGCAGGTCGCCCCAGTAATTTGGCAAACTGGCTGCACTTTGAGGATGCAGCGATCGCCTTGGTGCAAGTGGCACAAAAGCAACCCACAGGTGCAGTCTTGAACGTCGTTGATGGTAATCCGGTATCGTTTGCTGATTTTATTGATAACTTTGCCTTCACATTAGGAAGAAAGCGACCCGGACACATTCCTATGTGGCTCACGCCTCTAGCACTCATACTTGTAATTAAACCTCAGCAAGTGGAATTGCTCGAACTTTCTACCACCGTGAAAAATGACGCAATTCGTCAGCAACTTGGATGGAGTCCTCGCTATGCCAACTATCGTGAAGGTTTACAACAAACTGTACAGATATGGCGCAGTAACAACGAGATTGAATAA
- a CDS encoding NAD(P)-binding domain-containing protein, with protein sequence MKIGTIGTGNMARSLGILWAEQDHEVFFGSRDSEKGKSVLF encoded by the coding sequence ATGAAAATTGGCACGATTGGTACGGGGAATATGGCAAGGTCTTTGGGGATCTTGTGGGCAGAACAGGATCACGAAGTTTTTTTCGGTTCCCGTGACTCTGAAAAGGGTAAATCTGTACTCTTTTAG
- a CDS encoding SDR family NAD(P)-dependent oxidoreductase, with product MNSQFQGKYALVTGANKAIGFAICQGLLAAGFEVIIAARSLDNAKAASEKLPSVFS from the coding sequence ATGAATTCGCAATTTCAAGGAAAATACGCCCTTGTCACTGGCGCGAATAAAGCCATTGGTTTTGCCATTTGTCAAGGACTGCTTGCAGCTGGGTTTGAGGTGATTATAGCAGCGCGATCGCTTGACAATGCCAAAGCAGCATCAGAAAAATTGCCATCTGTTTTTAGTTAG
- a CDS encoding MFS transporter, with translation MQPARIDSEQTPPKKLYMDINFYVICAVSLMAVLGVASVTPAFPKVSLALNINPKNLGLLVTVYTFPAVILGPIIGVLADRFGRKKIIVPSLFLFAIAGTACAFAPNFNLLLLLRFLQGIGAAPLVSMSLTLIGDLYAGDRRTTAMGYNNASITSVGTAIYPTIGGALATLGWYYPFLLPILALPIGLLVLFVLKNPEPQGERNLQEYLRNAVQALKNRKLAGLFLGSAANFVLLYGAYISYLPQLINDTFKAPAAAIGLILSSVSIAIVIASSQLGRLTRKFHTTTLIRASFILYALALLTVPLIQNLWLLLIPTTIFGIGLGIGAPSIQTRLTEIAPKQYLATILSVNGTFFGLGQTLGPLLMLLAFSLGGINSVFYAGAVFAILTLVVFRYCTCL, from the coding sequence ATGCAACCAGCAAGGATTGATAGCGAGCAAACACCTCCCAAGAAGCTGTACATGGACATAAATTTTTATGTTATTTGTGCAGTTTCTCTCATGGCTGTTCTCGGAGTTGCTAGCGTAACTCCGGCTTTTCCTAAGGTATCTCTAGCATTAAATATCAATCCCAAAAATCTTGGATTGTTAGTTACAGTATACACCTTTCCTGCTGTCATTTTAGGTCCTATTATTGGTGTATTGGCTGATAGGTTCGGTAGGAAAAAAATTATTGTTCCTTCATTGTTTTTATTTGCGATTGCTGGGACAGCGTGTGCTTTTGCCCCTAATTTTAACCTTTTACTATTGCTGCGTTTCCTACAAGGAATTGGTGCTGCTCCTTTGGTATCTATGAGCCTTACCTTAATAGGCGATCTGTATGCAGGAGATAGGCGCACTACTGCAATGGGTTACAACAATGCCAGTATCACTAGTGTAGGCACAGCCATTTATCCAACCATTGGTGGGGCATTGGCAACTTTGGGCTGGTACTATCCCTTTCTTTTGCCCATTCTAGCTCTTCCTATTGGTTTGCTAGTGCTATTTGTTTTAAAAAATCCAGAACCACAAGGTGAAAGAAACCTCCAAGAGTATTTGAGAAATGCTGTGCAAGCTTTGAAAAACCGTAAGTTAGCTGGTCTTTTTCTTGGTAGTGCTGCTAACTTCGTTCTTCTCTACGGAGCATACATAAGTTATTTACCCCAATTAATAAACGATACTTTCAAAGCGCCTGCTGCTGCAATAGGACTAATACTATCTAGTGTTTCAATAGCAATTGTTATTGCCTCTTCGCAACTAGGAAGATTGACTAGAAAATTTCATACCACAACTTTAATTAGAGCATCTTTTATTTTGTATGCTTTGGCTCTATTGACAGTTCCCCTCATACAAAATCTCTGGTTACTATTAATTCCTACGACAATTTTTGGCATTGGTCTAGGGATTGGTGCTCCTAGTATCCAAACTCGTTTGACAGAAATTGCACCAAAACAATATCTGGCTACGATTCTCTCTGTAAACGGCACATTTTTCGGGTTAGGACAAACCCTTGGTCCATTACTCATGCTCTTAGCCTTTAGTTTGGGAGGTATCAATAGTGTGTTTTATGCAGGAGCAGTATTTGCAATTCTTACCCTTGTTGTGTTCAGGTATTGCACTTGCTTGTAA
- a CDS encoding alkene reductase, protein MTTNINLFTPVQLGPYTLANRMVMAPMTRLRAIDSIPNPLMATYYAQRATAGLIVTECTMVSPLSLGYINCPGIYSAEQIAGWRLVTDAVHEKGGKIFLQLWHSGRISHPSLLSGELPVAPSAIAAPGELHTPLGKVAMETPRALESHEIPEIVAQFHKAAENALAVGFDGVELHGAFGYLIDQFLQDCTNQRTDEYGGSIENRARFMLEVVEAVASVWGENRVGIKLSPSNTYYGMGDSNPQETFGYAIDALNRFELAYLHLMEPNAVDLANRHVMNPVTPYFRRIDKGTLITNGDYDHPKGNNVLALGDADLVSFGKLFLANPDLPKRFELDVSLNVPDPKTFYGSGDKGYTDYPFLAVQSTGS, encoded by the coding sequence GTGACCACCAATATCAATCTTTTCACTCCCGTTCAACTTGGTCCCTACACCCTTGCAAACCGGATGGTGATGGCACCAATGACCCGTTTACGCGCAATTGACAGCATCCCCAACCCATTGATGGCGACTTATTACGCGCAACGAGCCACAGCAGGGCTAATTGTCACTGAATGCACGATGGTTTCACCCTTGAGTTTAGGCTACATTAACTGTCCGGGTATTTACTCAGCAGAACAAATTGCTGGATGGCGGCTGGTGACGGATGCGGTACATGAGAAAGGAGGAAAGATTTTCTTGCAATTGTGGCACTCTGGGCGGATTTCTCATCCTTCTTTACTGAGTGGAGAGTTACCAGTTGCACCCTCTGCCATTGCTGCTCCTGGGGAACTGCACACTCCTCTAGGCAAAGTTGCAATGGAAACTCCCCGCGCCCTAGAAAGCCACGAAATTCCTGAAATCGTCGCTCAGTTTCATAAAGCGGCTGAAAATGCTCTGGCTGTGGGATTTGATGGCGTGGAATTGCACGGTGCATTTGGTTACTTAATTGACCAGTTTCTGCAAGATTGCACAAATCAACGTACTGATGAATACGGTGGTTCGATAGAAAATCGGGCACGATTTATGCTGGAAGTTGTGGAAGCAGTCGCGAGTGTGTGGGGGGAAAATCGTGTTGGTATCAAACTTTCGCCCAGTAACACATACTACGGGATGGGCGACTCGAATCCGCAAGAAACTTTTGGTTATGCAATAGATGCTCTCAACCGCTTTGAATTGGCATATCTGCACCTGATGGAACCAAACGCGGTTGATTTGGCAAATCGCCATGTGATGAATCCGGTAACACCATACTTCCGTAGAATTGACAAAGGAACTTTGATCACTAATGGCGATTACGACCATCCCAAGGGAAATAACGTACTCGCGCTTGGTGATGCAGACTTAGTTTCCTTTGGCAAGTTATTTCTTGCCAATCCTGACTTACCCAAACGCTTTGAACTGGATGTATCTTTGAACGTGCCAGATCCAAAAACTTTTTATGGTTCTGGCGATAAAGGATACACAGATTACCCATTTCTTGCTGTTCAATCAACAGGCTCATAG
- a CDS encoding antibiotic biosynthesis monooxygenase family protein translates to MPTIAKNNDVITVIIILAVEPERQQELIETIIEFLETTVKHQPGFVSSSIHKSIDGVRVMNYAQWKTHEDYQAFINHSEVQEKGAKLSQFQLLDSHIFEVVVSKPDNHTPKITKGGFLTHLAEFRMKPENQQAMLDLANKEIVTAIKQNPGLISATFHRSLDGTRVMNYGQWRSQEDFEAILKKPDFEIESGYWVDLAENEFHLYEVVYTQPAD, encoded by the coding sequence ATGCCTACGATTGCCAAAAACAATGATGTGATTACGGTGATCATTATCTTGGCTGTAGAACCGGAACGTCAGCAGGAACTCATTGAGACTATCATCGAATTCCTTGAAACAACAGTAAAGCACCAGCCTGGTTTTGTTTCATCTAGCATCCACAAAAGTATAGATGGCGTGCGGGTGATGAACTATGCCCAGTGGAAAACTCACGAAGACTACCAAGCGTTTATCAACCATTCCGAGGTGCAGGAAAAAGGAGCTAAACTTTCTCAGTTCCAGCTTCTTGATTCCCACATTTTTGAGGTCGTTGTCTCCAAGCCTGACAATCACACCCCCAAAATTACTAAAGGTGGTTTTCTCACTCACCTGGCAGAATTTCGTATGAAACCGGAGAACCAGCAAGCGATGCTGGATTTAGCGAACAAAGAGATAGTGACAGCAATAAAACAGAATCCGGGACTGATATCTGCAACGTTCCACCGTTCACTTGACGGTACACGCGTCATGAACTACGGACAGTGGCGTTCTCAAGAAGATTTTGAAGCAATTTTAAAGAAACCAGATTTTGAAATCGAATCAGGCTATTGGGTAGATTTAGCTGAGAACGAGTTTCATCTTTATGAGGTAGTTTACACTCAGCCTGCTGATTGA